Genomic DNA from uncultured Desulfuromusa sp.:
CGCCATCAATTCCATCACGCATATTTTCCAGCTGAATTAAACTGTCTTCAAACCCCTCTTGAGCCTGACGATTGCGAGCAGCCTCAACTCCCACAGTAGAAACAATTTTACCGTAGTAAGAAACAAACGTATCATTACCGAGGGTTTGCTCCTGCTCCAATTGCAAAAGAGACAGAACATTCGTGTTATCGCCGGGTGCGGCACTGCTCCCGGCAGCAATCTCATCTGTTGTTGTGATGTTCATTGCCAGTGACGATGATGCTCCTTCAACAGCAGCGGGCTGGACAAAGAAATCCTGACCGGGATCACCGTTCAGATCGGTTCCGGCCTGATGCAAAGTATTCACTTCCGTAGCAAAAGTATATGCCAGTTGGTCCAATCTCCCGACAACGTCAGGAATCATCACATCACGAACTTCATAGAGACCACGGAATTCCCCACCGAGAGCACTTCTATCAAGCGCAATATTTGTCGTCCCGAAGTCAAGTTCGAGATTGACATCAGTCCCGTTATAAACGGCTTCGATGTGAGTTGCCTTGTCTCCTTCAACTAATGGCATACCATTCGGTAGCTGCACAGAAACTGTTCCAACGGAGGTTTCAAAACTTCTAGCACCTATTGCCTCTGCAACACCTTTAAGCAACAGATCCCTGCGATCACGGTCGGAGTTGGCCTCCTGACCCATTTTTTCGATCGCTGAAATCCGATTGTTCAATTGGGCAATTTCATCAATTGCCAGATTAACGCCATCGATTTTTGAAACGATGGTGTTATTTATATTTGTAACGACCTGCTGGGTCTCATTGTAGACATTAGTAAAAGCGTTTCCGATCAACTCACCACGCTGAAGAACCATCTGCCGTTCAACTTCACCGCCGGGATTCGTAGAGAGTTGCCGCACACTATCAAAAAACTGGTTAAATTCGTCAGATAGACTTCCATCTCCGATTCCAAACACGCGCTCTAATTCCGCCAATGGATTAACCATGCTGTTTTCCAAACCAGCCTCAGCCGATTTATCTTTTATTTGGCCATCAAGGAAAACATCGTGAGAACGGCCAACCGAACCGACAGTGACTCCGGTACCGAAAAAAAAGTCTCCAAAATTCAAAGCAGGGTATGGAGTCAGGTTGGGGGTTTGCCGGGAATAACCTTCAGTATTGACGTTAGCGACGTTAAGGCCGGTTATCTCAATGGCTTTTTGATTTGTCTGCAGAGAGGTTCGCCCTGAATTCAGTGCTGCATTAAGTCCACCACCCATTTTTTACACCTTCCCTGACAGTAA
This window encodes:
- the flgK gene encoding flagellar hook-associated protein FlgK — translated: MGGGLNAALNSGRTSLQTNQKAIEITGLNVANVNTEGYSRQTPNLTPYPALNFGDFFFGTGVTVGSVGRSHDVFLDGQIKDKSAEAGLENSMVNPLAELERVFGIGDGSLSDEFNQFFDSVRQLSTNPGGEVERQMVLQRGELIGNAFTNVYNETQQVVTNINNTIVSKIDGVNLAIDEIAQLNNRISAIEKMGQEANSDRDRRDLLLKGVAEAIGARSFETSVGTVSVQLPNGMPLVEGDKATHIEAVYNGTDVNLELDFGTTNIALDRSALGGEFRGLYEVRDVMIPDVVGRLDQLAYTFATEVNTLHQAGTDLNGDPGQDFFVQPAAVEGASSSLAMNITTTDEIAAGSSAAPGDNTNVLSLLQLEQEQTLGNDTFVSYYGKIVSTVGVEAARNRQAQEGFEDSLIQLENMRDGIDGVSLEDEMINLMKYQKGFEASAKFLATVDEMMGTLLTLKR